The Kitasatospora sp. NBC_01287 genome contains a region encoding:
- a CDS encoding ACP S-malonyltransferase: MHCLLFPGQGVQRRGMGAGLFEEYPELTAAASEALGEPIDELCLRDERRRLRDTRYAQPAIFFVNALLGLRALAADPDAYAYLAGHSLGEYNALVLGGWLDLRQALTLVVRRAELMAQVTGGGMAAVLGVPGVLVERALRETQLSKVYIANRNADTQTTIAGDSAELQAAARAMAALPGARVVRINVSGPFHTPLMEPVQAALAELLRDCAFSTGRLPVVSSVTGEPFAAAHAVELLSRQVSAPVEWTRAVRTLRAAGVSHFDEVNGRTLTSLTEGIR, translated from the coding sequence TACCCCGAGCTCACCGCGGCGGCGAGCGAGGCGCTCGGCGAGCCGATCGACGAGCTCTGCCTGCGCGACGAGCGGCGGCGGCTGCGGGACACCCGCTACGCCCAGCCTGCCATCTTCTTCGTCAACGCCCTGCTCGGCCTCAGGGCGCTGGCGGCCGACCCGGACGCCTACGCCTACCTCGCCGGGCACAGCCTGGGCGAGTACAACGCGCTGGTGCTGGGCGGCTGGCTGGACCTGCGGCAGGCCCTGACGCTGGTCGTGCGGCGCGCCGAGCTGATGGCGCAGGTGACCGGCGGTGGCATGGCCGCGGTGCTCGGCGTGCCGGGCGTGCTGGTCGAACGCGCCCTGCGGGAGACCCAGCTGTCCAAGGTCTACATCGCCAACCGGAACGCCGACACGCAGACCACCATCGCCGGTGACAGCGCCGAACTCCAGGCCGCCGCCCGGGCGATGGCGGCGCTGCCCGGCGCCCGGGTGGTCCGGATCAACGTCAGCGGGCCCTTCCACACGCCGCTGATGGAGCCGGTCCAGGCCGCGCTCGCCGAACTGCTGCGCGACTGCGCCTTCAGCACCGGTCGGCTGCCGGTGGTGTCGAGCGTCACCGGCGAACCCTTCGCGGCCGCGCACGCGGTCGAGCTGCTCAGCCGGCAGGTCTCGGCCCCGGTGGAGTGGACCCGCGCCGTGCGCACCCTGCGTGCGGCGGGGGTCTCGCACTTCGACGAGGTCAACGGCCGGACCCTGACGTCCCTCACGGAAGGAATCCGTTGA